A region from the Rufibacter sp. DG15C genome encodes:
- a CDS encoding DUF6089 family protein translates to MHVSAQNTERSTNELGIGIGGITYKGDVSPRYRLLSNRPALTLFYKRDVSRALVLRGSLLAGKVKAKDTQYEDLPLSDYRKAEVTTSVLELAVGFDYNFLNYYDFRRHIRWTPYFTLGVAGLAYNNKTTAPNPVVLYPENGGNNEPYKTSFTMAVPIGAGIKYALTHRLNLGVEFGARFLLTDKFDNLTNQNEKVMNPHDNDWYFYNGVSLSYTFYKINCPLF, encoded by the coding sequence ATGCATGTTTCTGCTCAGAATACGGAACGAAGTACCAACGAATTAGGGATTGGCATTGGCGGAATCACATACAAGGGAGATGTTTCTCCCAGATATAGACTTTTAAGCAATCGTCCGGCGCTTACTCTTTTCTACAAAAGGGATGTGTCTAGAGCACTGGTTTTGCGGGGCAGCCTGTTAGCTGGCAAAGTAAAGGCCAAGGATACACAATATGAAGACTTGCCTCTTTCTGATTATAGAAAGGCAGAGGTGACTACCAGCGTTTTGGAATTGGCAGTTGGGTTTGATTATAACTTCCTGAACTATTATGATTTCAGGAGGCACATTAGATGGACACCCTATTTTACATTAGGCGTAGCCGGTCTAGCATATAACAACAAAACCACTGCTCCAAATCCGGTTGTTCTCTATCCAGAGAATGGAGGGAACAACGAACCCTATAAAACCTCTTTTACAATGGCTGTTCCCATTGGGGCGGGGATTAAATATGCTTTGACGCATAGATTGAACCTGGGGGTGGAGTTCGGGGCTCGGTTTCTCTTGACAGACAAGTTTGACAACCTCACCAACCAGAATGAGAAAGTCATGAATCCGCATGACAATGATTGGTATTTCTATAACGGGGTAAGCCTCTCATATACCTTCTATAAAATCAACTGCCCTTTATTTTAA
- a CDS encoding OmpH family outer membrane protein, whose amino-acid sequence MKRTLGFLLVVTLFLVSSQTSHAQRFGYIDSEFILQKMPAYSNAQAEVDKLSAAWQKEIENMRAEVEKLKKAYQAEEILLTSEMKTKRLEEITKKENEVREYQRKMFGFEGSLFKKREEMIRPAQDQLFEAVEKVVRQKGLSFIFDKSSRDVVMLYTDPRHDYTEYVLEELGLASKEANSQGARPADALIDKPEDIPPLPEAATENSPSKNTKPASGTKKPPVKKKNN is encoded by the coding sequence ATGAAAAGAACGCTTGGTTTTCTATTGGTAGTGACATTGTTCCTGGTGAGCAGTCAGACCTCCCATGCGCAACGGTTCGGCTATATTGACTCAGAATTTATCCTGCAAAAGATGCCTGCATATTCTAATGCCCAAGCTGAGGTAGACAAGTTGTCTGCCGCCTGGCAAAAGGAAATTGAGAACATGCGGGCAGAGGTTGAGAAGCTTAAGAAAGCGTATCAGGCAGAAGAGATTTTGCTTACCTCAGAAATGAAAACCAAGCGCTTGGAGGAAATCACCAAGAAGGAGAACGAGGTGAGAGAGTACCAGCGCAAGATGTTCGGATTTGAAGGAAGCCTGTTCAAAAAGCGTGAAGAAATGATCAGGCCAGCCCAGGACCAGCTGTTTGAAGCCGTTGAAAAGGTGGTGAGACAGAAAGGCCTGAGCTTTATATTTGATAAGTCATCCAGAGACGTGGTGATGCTGTACACAGACCCACGTCATGATTACACAGAGTATGTGCTGGAAGAACTGGGACTGGCGTCTAAGGAAGCCAATTCACAGGGAGCCAGACCGGCAGATGCTTTGATAGACAAACCAGAAGACATACCTCCGTTGCCTGAGGCGGCCACAGAGAATTCGCCTTCTAAGAACACCAAGCCTGCCTCCGGCACTAAAAAGCCGCCAGTTAAAAAGAAAAACAATTAA
- a CDS encoding DUF6089 family protein gives MKNVFSALLILLTLSIAFSQDAEAQRFRTRNRYNSVSVSLNAMNYFGDVTPEADFTSLRLKSTRPSLAVSYSRKFFPRISGRASFSWGRITGDDAKSASPDEAENLPRFRRNLSFRNDIKELSVVGVVDLFENRRSYLRRPDFTPYVFAGVAVLHHNPKAYYDGGAIATGWYELQPLGTEGQYSDAEGYPEPYSRVQFAIPLGIGARYRIDKRWDIALEIGWRKTFTDYLDDVSGTYANKADLKSNEAIVLSDRSAESGLGPIVTTGGYPHLRGYGLKGNQRGDITDDDWYITTGVTLSYILRPARRGPKFR, from the coding sequence ATGAAAAACGTATTCTCAGCATTATTAATTTTATTAACTCTAAGTATTGCGTTTTCGCAAGATGCAGAGGCTCAGCGGTTTAGAACTAGAAACAGATATAATTCTGTGAGTGTAAGCCTAAACGCAATGAACTATTTTGGTGACGTGACGCCAGAGGCAGACTTTACCAGTTTACGTTTGAAGTCTACTCGTCCTAGCTTGGCGGTGAGTTACTCAAGAAAGTTCTTTCCTAGAATTTCGGGACGTGCCTCCTTTAGCTGGGGCCGGATTACTGGTGATGATGCTAAAAGTGCCTCTCCTGATGAAGCAGAAAACTTGCCTAGATTCAGACGTAACTTAAGCTTTAGAAATGATATCAAAGAGCTGAGTGTAGTAGGGGTGGTTGATCTATTTGAGAACCGTCGTTCTTATTTGCGCCGTCCAGATTTTACTCCATATGTGTTTGCTGGAGTTGCTGTTCTGCATCATAATCCAAAGGCTTACTATGATGGTGGTGCCATTGCTACTGGATGGTATGAGTTGCAGCCATTAGGAACTGAAGGGCAATATTCAGACGCAGAAGGGTATCCAGAGCCTTATTCAAGAGTGCAGTTTGCAATTCCTTTGGGGATTGGAGCTAGATACAGAATAGATAAACGTTGGGATATTGCTCTAGAGATTGGTTGGAGAAAAACCTTTACAGATTACTTAGACGATGTAAGCGGTACCTATGCCAATAAAGCTGATTTGAAATCTAATGAAGCCATAGTGCTTTCAGATAGAAGCGCGGAAAGCGGATTAGGCCCCATAGTTACAACAGGAGGTTATCCGCATTTGAGAGGTTATGGGCTTAAAGGAAATCAGCGTGGTGATATTACAGATGATGACTGGTACATCACAACTGGCGTAACTCTAAGTTATATTTTAAGACCTGCAAGAAGAGGACCTAAATTCCGTTAA
- a CDS encoding NAD kinase, whose translation MKIAIVGKPVKEEVLPYVKRLFDNLLQRGITITISEGFAELLEPMLPLPATVEYFNRQTNLQDVSYMLSLGGDGTLLDAVTYVGALQIPILGINMGRLGFLASVPYAQLDASIETLLKGHYTFDERSLIHLDSDQEVFEGINFGLNEFSILKRDTSSMIAVHTYIDGEYLNSYWADGLIVATPTGSTGYSLSCGGPVMMPQTNNFVISPVCPHNLNVRPLVVSDRSVISFEIEGRSTKYLVSLDSRSRPVDASIQLAIRREDFNARLVKLNQVNFLTTLRTKMHWGLDQRNG comes from the coding sequence ATGAAGATAGCAATAGTTGGTAAACCAGTAAAGGAAGAGGTGCTGCCCTATGTGAAGCGTCTCTTTGACAACTTATTGCAGCGGGGCATTACCATTACCATCTCAGAAGGCTTCGCAGAATTATTAGAGCCCATGCTGCCTTTACCAGCAACGGTAGAGTATTTTAATAGACAAACCAATTTGCAGGATGTCTCCTATATGCTCAGTCTGGGCGGGGATGGTACTCTTTTAGATGCTGTCACTTACGTTGGGGCCTTACAAATACCCATACTGGGGATCAATATGGGTCGGTTGGGTTTCTTGGCGTCTGTGCCCTACGCCCAGTTAGATGCGTCCATTGAGACCCTGTTAAAAGGGCATTACACGTTTGACGAGCGCTCGCTCATTCATTTAGACAGTGACCAGGAGGTTTTTGAGGGGATTAATTTCGGGTTGAATGAATTTTCAATATTAAAGCGAGATACTTCCTCCATGATTGCCGTGCATACGTATATAGACGGCGAGTATTTAAATTCGTATTGGGCAGATGGGTTGATTGTGGCTACCCCTACAGGATCTACCGGCTATTCTTTGAGTTGCGGCGGTCCGGTAATGATGCCACAGACAAACAATTTTGTCATCTCTCCCGTATGCCCTCATAATTTGAACGTCCGCCCCTTGGTGGTGTCAGACAGGAGTGTGATTTCCTTTGAGATAGAAGGGAGGAGCACCAAGTATCTGGTTTCTCTAGATTCCAGATCAAGGCCTGTAGATGCGTCCATTCAATTGGCCATAAGGCGGGAAGACTTCAATGCACGTTTGGTCAAGCTCAACCAGGTTAATTTCTTAACTACGTTGCGCACAAAAATGCATTGGGGATTAGATCAACGGAATGGGTAA
- a CDS encoding RluA family pseudouridine synthase, producing the protein MISSLDQEDEAANSLDSDDLFEHHRIVVDKGQALLRVDKFLMDRLPNVTRNKLQEAIKAESVRVNGLSIKASYKVKPLDVITITLADPPRDTDIVPEDIPLNIVFEDEDLMIINKAAGMVVHPAYNNWSGTLVNGLVFYLQNLPTTRNGEIRPGLVHRIDKDTSGLLVIAKTELAMAHLARQFYDHSIERTYYALVWGVPAQEKGTITGHVGRSAKDRKVMAVYPEGDFGKHAVTHYEVLESFGYCSLLKCNLETGRTHQIRAHMKYLGHPLFNDSTYGGDKIVKGQHTGSYKAFVQNTFDALPRQALHAKSLGFIHPRTHEFLQFESDLPEDFLAGLAKWRQYGKLLEDRAQQ; encoded by the coding sequence ATGATCTCTTCTCTGGACCAGGAAGATGAAGCTGCCAACAGCCTAGATTCTGACGACCTCTTTGAACACCACCGCATTGTCGTGGACAAAGGACAGGCCCTGCTGCGCGTTGATAAGTTCTTGATGGACCGCTTGCCCAACGTGACACGTAACAAACTGCAGGAAGCTATCAAGGCCGAGTCTGTGCGGGTGAACGGTCTTTCTATTAAGGCTAGCTACAAGGTAAAGCCCTTGGATGTGATTACCATCACACTAGCAGACCCTCCTCGTGACACAGACATAGTACCAGAAGACATTCCTTTAAACATTGTCTTTGAGGACGAGGACCTGATGATTATAAACAAGGCCGCTGGCATGGTGGTGCACCCAGCGTACAACAACTGGTCTGGCACCTTGGTAAACGGATTGGTGTTTTACCTGCAAAATCTGCCCACCACTCGCAACGGCGAGATCAGGCCAGGTTTGGTGCACCGCATAGACAAGGACACGTCAGGGTTGCTTGTAATAGCCAAGACTGAATTGGCCATGGCGCACCTGGCACGGCAGTTCTATGACCACTCCATTGAGCGCACCTATTATGCATTGGTGTGGGGAGTGCCTGCTCAAGAGAAAGGAACCATCACCGGTCACGTGGGGCGCAGTGCCAAAGACCGCAAGGTGATGGCGGTCTATCCAGAGGGAGACTTCGGGAAGCACGCTGTGACGCACTATGAGGTGCTGGAAAGCTTTGGCTATTGTAGTCTGCTTAAGTGTAACCTGGAGACGGGACGCACGCACCAGATTAGAGCGCATATGAAGTACCTAGGGCATCCGTTGTTTAATGATAGTACCTACGGCGGGGATAAGATTGTCAAAGGCCAACATACGGGCTCTTATAAGGCTTTCGTGCAGAATACGTTTGATGCTTTGCCTAGGCAGGCACTGCATGCCAAATCCCTAGGCTTTATTCATCCAAGAACCCATGAATTCCTGCAATTTGAGTCTGACCTACCCGAAGACTTCTTAGCCGGGTTAGCTAAGTGGCGTCAATACGGGAAACTCTTAGAAGACCGAGCTCAGCAGTAA
- a CDS encoding OmpH family outer membrane protein: MNKLKSLLVAAFVCVSMASFAQTGTVKIGYTNANYIISQLPESRQIESDLKAHSGQLEKELQNKVKDYQGKLEAYNKGAAAMTDVIRADREKELTTLRSSIEEFQRNADASLQKKEQVALEPVMNKIQKAIDEVAKENGYTHIFTAEALLYGPEDGNNFTDLVLKKLGVTPGAKPAGPAASTPKPGATPAKPAATPVKKKN, encoded by the coding sequence ATGAACAAATTGAAATCTCTGTTGGTGGCCGCTTTTGTATGCGTGAGCATGGCTTCATTTGCACAGACGGGTACCGTTAAGATTGGTTACACCAACGCGAATTACATTATCAGCCAGTTGCCTGAGAGCCGTCAGATTGAGTCTGATCTGAAAGCGCACAGCGGTCAATTGGAGAAAGAACTTCAGAATAAAGTGAAAGATTACCAAGGCAAGTTGGAAGCGTATAACAAAGGAGCTGCCGCCATGACTGACGTGATCAGAGCTGATAGAGAGAAGGAATTGACTACGCTTCGTTCTTCTATTGAGGAGTTCCAACGCAACGCAGATGCTTCTTTGCAGAAAAAAGAGCAGGTGGCGCTTGAGCCAGTGATGAACAAAATCCAGAAGGCCATTGATGAGGTTGCCAAAGAAAACGGCTATACCCACATCTTTACCGCTGAGGCTTTGTTGTATGGTCCAGAAGACGGAAACAACTTCACTGACTTGGTATTGAAGAAATTAGGCGTAACGCCAGGTGCTAAGCCTGCGGGCCCAGCTGCTTCTACTCCTAAGCCAGGTGCTACACCAGCCAAACCAGCTGCAACGCCAGTTAAGAAGAAAAACTAA
- the bamA gene encoding outer membrane protein assembly factor BamA — protein sequence MSNAASAQVRLGVGRSTPQQSPSTLDYSNPKRYTIGGITVSGAKFLDPNTLISLTGLDIGDEITVPGEDIGFAIQKLWDQGILGGVDVRATSIEGNKIFLDFFLTERPRLSRFDFTGASKSQAEDLTEKISLSKGRVVTDALLSSTRTAVEKFYQEKGYLNAQATIKQSPDSIIANSVSLDIQVNKGEKVKIAELNIEGNEAIKDSKLKKKLKDTKEKKFYKLFTSGKFQQAKYEEDKKLLIDYYNTQGYRDATIVSDSVYKISEDRIGIKLVIEEGSKYFYRNITWNGNYLYDDAYLSRVLGLQKGDVYNKEELDKRLNYNPNESDVTSLYMDDGYLFFQIEPVEVAVEGDSIDIEMRLSEGSQAKINSINVSGNTKTSDHVILRELRTLPGQNFSRAALIRSQREIAALGYFDPENIGMNPIPNPANGTVDIQYTVEERPNDQITLSGGWGGGLGAVGTVGLVLNNFSLRKAGDFKQWRPVPSGDGQRLALNIQANGKRYQSYSLSFTEPWLGGRRPNSLTVSLSKSIQRFNDLDEFNQQREAYIDINGVSVNLGRRLRWPDDYFSLSNSLSYYRYNMSNGSTIFRGYAEADSIKDANNFSFITAFSRNSIDNPTFTRSGASLSLTATLTPPYSLIKGKTNSFQWIEFHKWMLDASWFHTLAGNLVLNTRAHFGFIGTYSSKGTIGPFERFKLGGSGLGGGSYIVATDYVGLRGYEDESITPLSANGQISAGGVAFNKYVSELRYLVSPNPAATVYVLAFAEAGNNFPSIRTYDPFKLYRSVGVGARVFMAAFGLLGFDYGWGLDTVPGQPNANGGQFHFMIGQQIR from the coding sequence ATGTCTAATGCGGCATCAGCACAAGTAAGGCTTGGCGTTGGCAGAAGCACTCCACAACAATCTCCTTCTACGTTAGATTACAGCAATCCCAAAAGGTACACCATTGGCGGTATCACGGTGAGCGGTGCCAAATTCCTTGACCCTAATACGCTTATCTCCTTGACAGGGTTAGACATAGGGGATGAGATAACAGTACCCGGTGAAGACATTGGGTTTGCTATCCAGAAATTATGGGACCAGGGTATCTTGGGTGGCGTAGACGTGCGCGCTACTAGCATTGAAGGCAACAAAATATTCTTGGATTTCTTTTTGACAGAGCGTCCTCGCCTGTCAAGGTTTGATTTTACCGGTGCCAGCAAATCACAAGCTGAGGATCTAACGGAAAAAATCTCTCTGAGCAAAGGTCGTGTGGTAACTGATGCGCTTTTAAGCTCCACCCGTACCGCGGTAGAGAAATTCTACCAAGAGAAAGGATATTTGAATGCCCAAGCCACTATCAAACAAAGCCCAGATTCTATTATTGCCAACAGCGTTTCCCTAGATATACAGGTGAACAAAGGCGAGAAAGTAAAGATTGCGGAGCTTAACATTGAAGGCAACGAGGCCATCAAAGACAGCAAACTCAAAAAGAAGCTGAAAGACACGAAGGAGAAGAAGTTTTACAAACTATTCACTAGCGGCAAATTCCAGCAGGCTAAGTATGAAGAAGACAAAAAGCTTCTGATTGATTACTATAACACACAAGGCTACCGTGATGCCACCATTGTGTCTGACTCTGTTTATAAAATCAGTGAAGACCGCATTGGTATTAAGTTGGTCATTGAGGAGGGAAGCAAGTATTTCTACCGTAACATTACCTGGAACGGAAACTACTTATATGATGACGCCTATTTGAGCCGAGTACTTGGCTTACAGAAAGGTGACGTTTACAACAAAGAAGAACTGGACAAACGTCTCAACTACAATCCTAACGAGTCAGACGTTACTTCTCTTTACATGGATGATGGTTACTTGTTCTTCCAGATTGAGCCGGTAGAAGTAGCCGTAGAAGGTGACTCTATTGACATTGAAATGCGGTTGAGTGAAGGGTCTCAAGCCAAAATCAACTCTATCAACGTTTCTGGCAATACCAAAACCAGTGACCACGTGATTTTGCGTGAACTGCGCACCTTACCAGGGCAGAACTTTAGCCGTGCAGCGTTGATCAGGTCGCAGCGTGAAATTGCCGCTTTGGGATATTTTGACCCAGAGAACATCGGTATGAACCCTATCCCTAATCCAGCCAATGGAACGGTAGACATTCAATACACGGTAGAGGAACGTCCAAATGATCAGATTACTTTGTCTGGTGGTTGGGGCGGTGGCCTTGGTGCGGTTGGAACAGTAGGTCTTGTACTGAATAATTTCTCTTTGCGCAAAGCCGGTGATTTCAAACAATGGCGCCCGGTACCGTCAGGTGATGGTCAGCGTCTAGCATTAAACATTCAGGCCAACGGAAAGCGCTATCAGTCGTATTCGCTTTCGTTTACAGAGCCGTGGTTAGGTGGTCGTAGACCAAACTCTTTGACAGTAAGCTTGAGCAAGTCTATTCAGCGCTTCAATGATCTAGACGAATTCAACCAGCAGAGAGAAGCCTATATTGACATCAATGGGGTTTCTGTAAACTTGGGACGTAGGTTAAGATGGCCAGATGACTACTTCAGTTTGAGTAACTCATTGTCTTACTACCGTTATAACATGAGCAATGGCTCCACTATCTTTAGGGGCTATGCAGAGGCAGACAGTATAAAAGATGCCAACAACTTCTCTTTTATTACTGCCTTCTCTAGAAATAGTATTGACAACCCAACTTTCACCAGATCTGGGGCATCCTTGAGCTTAACGGCCACATTGACACCTCCTTATTCTTTGATAAAAGGTAAAACCAACTCCTTCCAGTGGATTGAATTCCATAAATGGATGTTAGATGCGTCTTGGTTCCACACTTTGGCAGGGAATTTGGTATTGAATACAAGAGCCCACTTCGGGTTTATTGGCACCTACAGTTCAAAAGGAACTATTGGGCCGTTTGAAAGATTTAAACTAGGAGGCTCTGGCCTGGGCGGTGGTTCTTATATTGTGGCTACTGACTATGTGGGCTTGCGCGGATATGAAGATGAAAGCATCACGCCGCTTTCTGCCAATGGTCAGATTTCAGCGGGTGGGGTTGCCTTCAACAAATACGTATCTGAGTTACGCTACCTGGTGTCACCAAACCCAGCGGCAACGGTATATGTGTTAGCATTTGCCGAGGCAGGTAACAACTTCCCTAGCATCAGGACATATGATCCATTCAAGTTGTATCGTTCTGTAGGGGTGGGAGCCAGGGTGTTCATGGCGGCCTTCGGGTTGTTAGGATTTGACTATGGTTGGGGCTTAGACACCGTGCCGGGTCAGCCAAACGCCAACGGTGGTCAGTTCCACTTTATGATTGGACAGCAGATCAGGTAA
- a CDS encoding PstS family phosphate ABC transporter substrate-binding protein, with translation MKKFNILFRLGVIAIVCTFLSCNQGGSSPADTPTSGEIKIGVDESFAPILESHIDTFMGLYKYAKIKPVYQSEGLVMQALLQDSIRLAVATRRLNQEEKDAFAREKITPTVIHIATDGIALIINKSNTDTTLTLQQVRDIFTGKFTDWRQVSGAKASGPITIVFDNSNSSTARYILDSINLKKPLPSNTYATKSNRNLVDYIAQNKNAIGVIGVNWISDRDDTTTTSFLKKVNVVGISTKNAPTSVEDYVQPYQAYLAQGTYPLTRQVFIISREARTGLGTGFASFVAGDKGQRIVLKSGLVPASMPVRIVGFSEEEE, from the coding sequence ATGAAGAAGTTTAATATTTTATTCCGTCTAGGAGTCATCGCTATTGTTTGCACGTTTCTATCCTGTAACCAAGGCGGCTCCTCCCCTGCTGACACTCCTACCTCTGGTGAGATTAAAATTGGAGTGGATGAGTCCTTCGCCCCTATTCTGGAGTCCCATATAGACACCTTTATGGGTCTATACAAGTACGCCAAGATTAAGCCTGTGTACCAGTCAGAGGGACTAGTAATGCAAGCGCTTCTGCAGGACAGCATACGCCTGGCAGTGGCTACCCGCCGCTTAAACCAAGAAGAAAAAGACGCTTTTGCCCGGGAAAAGATTACCCCCACCGTCATACATATTGCCACAGACGGTATTGCCCTAATCATCAACAAATCCAACACAGACACAACGTTGACGCTCCAGCAGGTGCGCGACATCTTTACCGGTAAATTCACGGATTGGCGTCAAGTGAGCGGTGCCAAGGCCAGCGGCCCCATCACCATTGTCTTTGACAACAGCAACTCTAGCACGGCGCGCTACATCTTGGATTCTATCAACCTCAAGAAGCCTTTGCCTTCTAATACCTATGCTACCAAGTCTAATAGAAACCTGGTAGACTACATTGCCCAGAACAAAAATGCCATTGGCGTGATTGGGGTGAACTGGATAAGTGACCGCGATGACACCACCACCACCAGTTTCTTGAAAAAGGTAAATGTGGTAGGCATTAGCACTAAAAACGCCCCCACGTCCGTTGAGGATTACGTACAGCCCTACCAAGCCTACCTGGCTCAAGGAACTTATCCTTTAACCAGACAGGTTTTTATTATAAGCCGTGAAGCTAGAACAGGTCTTGGCACAGGTTTTGCATCCTTTGTGGCAGGAGACAAAGGTCAACGAATAGTATTGAAATCTGGATTGGTGCCAGCCTCTATGCCGGTACGGATTGTAGGTTTCTCTGAAGAAGAAGAATAG
- a CDS encoding tetratricopeptide repeat protein, translating to MIKNWKKYGILAVAFLPTAGVLAYGVDGQRSGEFENSASSAYVSYTNLMQDSPAMGLVKQGKEALLKGDAAGAQQFFDKALALTKNKDASVMASIGEAYVDADAKDLAPAIKVLEEAVKKDPKNAAAFVALGDAYLKQSKDGGKALSNYDKAIAANPKFAKAHLRRGQLYGQSRNFTAAKESLDAAIAADANYAPAYLEFAELYYRADQLPKSAEYIKKYVTMAENTPETRAKYASILYLTKDYTAAQAEIDNTLKVDPNNIAMNRLKGYILVDTKQNEKALEAMTAYFSKYDESKRIPSDYEYYANALVANNKNQEAVDLIMKAKQVDPKNPLYDDLLAKQYTKLKNYPKAIEAYKAKFSTTPPTNTDLFYFGQAHELNNQFQTADSIYTIITTKNPNYAYGHFWRARANAYIDTDSKQGLAKPHYEKFIELTSADKEKYKKDLVIANNYLGYYYYTKKDKANATKYWLEAQALDPTNADAINGLKALK from the coding sequence ATGATTAAGAACTGGAAAAAGTATGGGATTTTAGCAGTGGCTTTCTTGCCAACTGCCGGAGTCCTTGCCTATGGTGTAGACGGGCAACGTTCTGGTGAGTTTGAAAATAGTGCTTCCTCAGCTTACGTATCCTATACAAACCTTATGCAGGACAGCCCTGCCATGGGTTTAGTGAAACAAGGCAAAGAGGCGTTACTGAAAGGTGATGCCGCTGGAGCGCAACAGTTCTTTGACAAAGCCTTGGCCCTCACCAAGAACAAAGATGCAAGTGTGATGGCTAGCATTGGTGAAGCGTATGTAGACGCAGACGCTAAAGACTTGGCACCAGCCATTAAAGTATTGGAAGAAGCGGTAAAGAAAGATCCTAAGAATGCTGCAGCCTTTGTAGCCTTAGGCGATGCGTACTTAAAGCAGAGCAAAGATGGTGGCAAGGCGCTTTCTAACTATGACAAAGCCATTGCAGCCAACCCTAAATTTGCCAAAGCCCATTTACGCAGAGGTCAGTTGTATGGCCAGTCCCGTAACTTTACAGCGGCTAAGGAGTCTTTAGACGCGGCCATTGCGGCAGACGCCAACTACGCACCGGCTTACTTAGAATTTGCGGAGCTGTACTACCGTGCAGACCAGTTGCCTAAGAGCGCTGAGTACATCAAGAAGTACGTGACCATGGCTGAGAACACGCCAGAGACGCGTGCCAAGTATGCCTCTATCTTGTATTTGACCAAAGATTACACCGCGGCACAAGCAGAGATAGACAATACGCTAAAGGTAGATCCTAACAACATTGCCATGAACCGTCTGAAGGGCTACATTTTAGTAGACACCAAGCAGAACGAGAAGGCTTTGGAGGCTATGACTGCCTACTTCAGCAAGTATGATGAGTCTAAGCGTATTCCTTCTGACTATGAGTACTATGCCAACGCCTTGGTGGCGAACAACAAAAACCAAGAGGCGGTAGACTTGATTATGAAGGCCAAACAGGTAGATCCTAAGAATCCTTTGTATGATGATTTACTAGCGAAGCAGTACACCAAGCTGAAGAACTATCCTAAGGCCATAGAAGCGTATAAGGCGAAGTTCAGCACTACTCCTCCTACCAACACAGACTTGTTCTACTTTGGTCAGGCGCATGAGTTGAACAACCAGTTCCAGACGGCAGATAGCATTTATACTATCATCACCACCAAGAACCCGAACTACGCGTACGGTCACTTCTGGAGAGCCCGTGCTAATGCCTACATTGACACTGACAGCAAGCAAGGACTGGCTAAGCCTCACTATGAGAAGTTCATTGAGTTGACCTCAGCTGACAAAGAGAAATACAAGAAGGACTTGGTGATTGCCAACAACTACTTAGGCTACTACTATTACACTAAGAAGGACAAAGCCAACGCCACCAAGTACTGGTTAGAGGCCCAAGCCTTAGATCCAACCAACGCTGATGCCATCAATGGCTTGAAAGCGCTGAAGTAA
- a CDS encoding isoprenyl transferase: protein MSLKEKIDLGNLPQHIAVIMDGNGRWAKKKGNLRIFGHQNAITAVRETVEASAELGVQYLTLYAFSTENWSRPKQEVEALMQLLVSTISKETATLNKNNIRLQAIGDTASLPNSCRKQLEEAIAKTSQNTRMTLVLALSYSGRWDITNAVKQVAQAVKTGELLPENITEQTVEKYLATAGMPDPSLLIRTSGEQRISNFLLWQLAYTELYITELLWPDYRKEHLYEAILAYQQRERRFGKTSEQLQKANS, encoded by the coding sequence ATGAGCCTGAAGGAAAAGATAGATCTAGGCAATTTGCCACAACACATTGCCGTTATCATGGACGGAAACGGGCGTTGGGCGAAGAAAAAAGGCAACCTCCGGATCTTCGGACATCAAAATGCCATTACTGCAGTGCGGGAAACGGTAGAAGCTTCTGCTGAGCTGGGAGTGCAGTATTTGACGCTATATGCCTTCTCTACAGAGAACTGGTCACGGCCGAAGCAAGAAGTAGAAGCGTTAATGCAATTGTTGGTAAGCACCATCAGCAAAGAAACTGCTACCCTGAATAAGAACAACATTAGGCTGCAGGCTATTGGAGATACAGCCTCACTGCCCAACTCCTGTAGAAAACAATTGGAGGAGGCAATTGCCAAAACCAGTCAGAATACCAGAATGACGCTGGTGTTGGCCTTGAGTTACAGTGGCCGTTGGGATATTACCAATGCAGTAAAACAGGTAGCACAAGCCGTGAAAACTGGGGAACTGCTTCCTGAGAACATTACAGAACAAACTGTAGAAAAATATTTGGCCACTGCTGGTATGCCAGATCCAAGTCTGTTGATTAGAACCAGCGGAGAACAAAGAATCAGTAATTTCCTGCTCTGGCAGTTAGCCTATACAGAATTGTACATCACAGAACTGTTATGGCCAGATTACAGGAAAGAACATCTATATGAAGCCATACTTGCCTACCAACAACGGGAGCGCCGTTTTGGAAAAACAAGTGAACAATTACAAAAAGCAAATTCTTAA